A region from the Rosa rugosa chromosome 6, drRosRugo1.1, whole genome shotgun sequence genome encodes:
- the LOC133713745 gene encoding uncharacterized protein LOC133713745, with amino-acid sequence MSLIKKPGWDGVAVNRGDGRDGVVSAGQEECVQPAPFGPLPKGYVWDRLSVSTSGVGRPLCAVPMCCIICSKFLEHMTEDCPHLHDESYSDRRWKVFHAPFVVKTAADILEESFIDEIDPEDAPFPTDSKKHYEF; translated from the exons ATGAGCTTAATCAAGAAACCGGGATGGGATGGAGTTGCGGTGAATCGAGGAGATGGTCGCGATGGGGTAGTCTCTGCTG GTCAAGAAGAATGTGTTCAGCCAGCTCCTTTTGGACCCTTACCAAAGGGATATGTATGGGATCGCCTATCTGTCTCTACCAGCGGTGTTGGACGTCCTCTCTGTGCAGTTCCTATGTGTTGTATTATTTGCAGCAAGTTTTTAGAGCACATGACTGAAGACTGCCCTCATTTGCATGATGAGAGTTACAGCGATCGCCGTTGGAAGGTTTTTCATGCCCCTTTTGTTGTTAAAACCGCGGCTGATATTTTAGAAGAGAGCTTCATTGATGAAATAGATCCAGAAGATGCTCCTTTCCCCACtgattccaagaagcattatgaattttga
- the LOC133717030 gene encoding auxin-responsive protein SAUR32, translated as MGFIGGGGDKVHHHHHHHSHQNHLSFHFLKKEAMDIPKGCMAVIVGQGEEQQRFVIPVVHINHPLFIQLLEEAEKEYGFDHDGPITIPCHVEEFLAVEGLIDKEKSAVNYEQHHHHHHHHVWCFRA; from the coding sequence ATGGGGTTCATCGGCGGCGGCGGTGACAAGgtgcaccaccaccaccaccaccacagccACCAGAATCATCTGAGTTTTCACTTTCTGAAGAAGGAAGCGATGGACATCCCAAAAGGGTGTATGGCGGTGATAGTGGGCCAGGGCGAGGAGCAGCAGAGGTTTGTGATTCCGGTGGTTCACATCAACCACCCGCTCTTCATTCAGCTGCTGGAGGAAGCCGAGAAGGAGTACGGTTTCGACCACGACGGTCCGATCACTATCCCGTGCCACGTGGAGGAGTTCCTCGCCGTTGAGGGCTTGATTGATAAGGAGAAGTCGGCGGTCAACTATGAGCAgcaccaccaccatcatcatcaccatgtGTGGTGTTTTAGGGCTTGA
- the LOC133713512 gene encoding protein TOPLESS-RELATED PROTEIN 2-like: SPVHWQWSPKDALAAPISCAIYSCDGLLVYATFFDGAVGVFVANSLRFRCRIAPSAYIPSFSLSGGNPSYPLVVAAHPSEPNQIAVGMTEGSVHVVEPSDAELKWGGTPSQDNGPSNSSNHSLSSQASELPSR, encoded by the exons tcccCTGTACATTGGCAGTGGTCTCCCAAAGATGCACTTGCTGCTCCCATCTCATGTGCAATATATTCATGCGATGGTTTGTTGGTTTATGCTACTTTTTTTGACGGTGCTGTGGGAGTTTTTGTTGCTAATAGCTTAAGATTCAGATGTCGAATAGCGCCTTCTGCTTATATACCATCATTTTCTCTCAG CGGTGGCAACCCCTCCTATCCTCTGGTTGTAGCAGCTCATCCATCTGAGCCTAACCAGATTGCAGTTGGCATGACTGAGGGGTCAGTGCATGTGGTTGAACCATCTGATGCAGAGCTGAAGTGGGGTGGCACACCCTCTCAAGATAATGGTCCTTCCAATTCATCAAATCATTCTCTTAGTAGTCAAGCATCAGAACTTCCTTCCAGGTGA